In Penaeus chinensis breed Huanghai No. 1 chromosome 11, ASM1920278v2, whole genome shotgun sequence, a genomic segment contains:
- the LOC125030586 gene encoding uncharacterized protein LOC125030586 — protein sequence MADELARRRELRRKKILENAEERKRKIFGSSTYQNSITQNGETPDLKVEPTPLVDTGSQPNTNHNHNATSNRNQQNDVFGSNSNDLETLHNLLSTPSPGLQNASFLSPQSETNSKVITCFTSPVPLALMVCLMLYIDLGYVISNSLALPFILWEVHKMWLKNFSVENTSRSFSFLSIALMLCGIQQSAITTYSQILSLFTCFVEDFALYLFIVVSCYVTIGF from the exons ATGGCAGACGAACTTGCCAGACGGAGGGAACTGAGGAGGAAAAAGATCTTGGAGaatgcagaagagagaaagaggaaaatatttgGGAGCAGCACGTACCAAAACTCTATCACACAAAATGGCGAAACTCCAG ACCTGAAAGTGGAACCTACCCCCTTGGTTGATACTGGAAGCCAGCCAAACACAAATCATAACCACAATGCCACAAGCAATAGAAACCAGCAGAATGATGTCTTTGGGTCAAACTCAAATGACCTTGAAACTTTACACAATCTGCTGTCAACTCCTTCCCCAGGTCTGCAGAATGCAAGTTTTTTGAGTCCACAAAGTGAGACTAATTCCAAAGTCATCACTTGTTTCACATCACCTGTACCCTTGGCATTGATGGTCTGTCTCATGTTGTACATAGATTTGGGCTATGTAATATCAAATAGCTTAGCCTTACCATTTATCCTTTGGGAGGTTCACAAGATGTGGTTGAAAAACTTCAGTGTTGAAAACACTAGTCGCTCTTTTAGCTTCTTGAGCATTGCATTGATGTTGTGTGGTATACAGCAGTCAGCAATAACTACATATTCCCAGATTCTGTCACTGTTTACTTGTTTTGTTGAAGATTTTGccttatatttgtttatagttGTATCATGTTATGTCACTATTGGATTTTAG